The window GAATTAACCCGACAATCTGCCGACCCCCCTTATTTTATGGACGCAGGAGATAGGGCACCAGGCTATAAGGATAAGCTTTGTCCTAAGTCTTCATCCAACACGTTACCAAACCCGAGCCAAATATTTGCTGTGGTTTGGCAAAGTTTGGTTCAAACTTTCTTCCATTGTTTATTTGTGCTCCAGGCCATGATGGGAAGCTCAGGGCGGGGGGTCGATGTCCCATGGAGGCAGGGTGGTATTtccagctccattttacagagctgTGAAGTTTGGAGCAGCAGCCAAACTTCTAAATGCTGATTGGAAACAAGCCGTGGAGGCCCAGGGTGGTGCATACTAGTGAACACGGCAGGGTTGAGTTTGACCAAGGTAGAAATGCACCATTTTCACAGAGAAATTTCCATATTTTTAGTGGCCAAAGATCAAGTGCCTGTTTTATGAAGTTGATTTtatgtgaaaagaaaagaaaagaaaagaaaagaaaagaaggctCCAGGTCTGGCCTGTCAGGGGGCTGGAGTTCAGGCCTGCAGGGCATTGCCAGatctgagtgggggagggggctcctgcCAGGcctagcagggggtgctgcaggtcaggcctGAAGTGCAttgagagaggtggggggagggagctgcataGCTGGTTAGCATGGTGGGGCATCACAGAGCTGGGTGGGGCAGgcttgaggggcaccagcagagcttgGGCAGAACCCAGAACTGGaatagcagcatggctgcaggTGAGGGGCATTGATAGAGCTGGGGGAGTACAGgagggaccccagggctgggatagtagagagctgcagggcaggactgagagGCACTGGCACAActgcagcagagggagcccagggctggaatagcaggggactGCAGGGCCAGACAGAGGGGTATTGTGGGGCGAGGGGAGCCcggggctggaatagcagggggacTGCAGGGCCGGACGGGGGGGTATTGTGGGGCGAGGGGAGCCcggggctggaatagcaggggggctgcgggGCTGGACGGGGGGGGCATTGGGGGCCTCACTGGGGTCACGCCTGAGGTCGGACACGGAAAGTAGCCTGGAGAAACCCCGCCCTGAGGAGCTCCAGCCCCCGGGGGattccctgcctcccagagccgCCCGGGCTGCCTGGGCCAGTGGGGCCGATGAAGGAATTGGGGGGTCAGGGCACCAAAGCTCAGGAGACAGCGACATCTTGTGGGCAAAGTGAAGAACTGCAGCCCAGCCCAGaacaccccccactgagcccttGAGGTCACTACTCCAGCCGCCCCATTCAGCTCCAGACGCCCAGCTGGAGAATGGCAGCCAGACCCGGGCCGGGGTGCATCATCGGGCGAGTGATGGGCCCGCTCCTGCCCGTGCTGGCCATCACTGCACTGCTCGGGTGCCAGGCCCCTCTGCACCCCAGGGCTCCACACTCAGCCCTTGAGGCTGCCGCTGAACGTCTGTAGCAACAGGCCTTGGCCTCTGCCCGGGGCGCGGGGCCTGTGCCAGGCCTGAGACATTCTGCAGCAGTGGGGCCCAGGACCCATTTGCAAACCTCGACGGCCTGTTGCCACCCAGCAAATAGATTCAGTGTAAAAACCATGTGGCTCAGGGACTGGTTCTGACCCCGGCTCTGTAATAGGCACTAAACACCCCCGCGGCTGCTCCTCCTGTGGGGCTCAGCTCCCCGCTCTGGTGCAACCTCTGGGGTCACAgtgtcactcaggtttggccaggCCCATCAGATGGGACTGGCCAGGCCAAATCTGTGTGAGTGGCGTGGCGAGCTGGAGCCTGGCGTCCCAACCCCTCAGAGCAGGTTTCAGTGACACAGGGCCGTGAATGCCGATCCCTTGGCTTGCAATGGGCTCTCACGGCTCTGGGGACGGCCTCACGCATGCTGGCCGTGACACCAGCTTCCCCAGCAGGATGCGCCGGAACACAGAGCACGCCCATCCCTTgggactcctggctcccagcatggCCCCCCAGCTCGTCACAGCACCCATCTGTCCAGCACCAGAAAGAGACGCAAACGCGGGTGCTGGGCTATGGAAGCCCAGCCCACGAGGGTCTTGCTcccatcctgcccctcccccccacagtgcCCTCGGCCAATAGCTGGAGGCTCCCTGCTGTGTCCCCGCTGGAGTATTTGGGAGAAGTGGGGTTCGCTACCTGGGAGATGCAGAGATGCCAGATTACATCCCTGGGGCTGCCCAGGGCTCTGTGTGATAGTCAAACACTCCCCAGAGCTGTCAGCACCCCGCTGGCCTCCTCTCCCGCCCCAGCCCCCACATTCAGGTGCTGCTAACCtgactgtgggggagggaggaggagaaaggaagccCACTCCACCCCCCATGCACCTCACATGCCATTCTTCCAGCCGGCGTTATCCCAGCCGCCTGGGCGCTAAGCTCACACCGGGGGGCTGGACAAACCCAGATCTTTATTGGTCGAACCCGCGGCTGGATACAAcataataaatagaaaataacCCCGAGCGGCACCTGAACACTGCGGATCCCACAGGCTGGCGCTGTGCCGAATCCCCGCACCGCGTTACCACGGGGGGGGCAGCTCTAATGCAGACCTTCCCAGCCTGCCCTGTCCGCGCTGGCGTGCCCCATGGCTGTGCCCCGGGGGCGCTGCACTGGCGCTAGCGGAAGGGAGGAGGCGTTGACGTGGGCACCAGGAGCAGACCTGGAGCTCAGCCAGAGACTGGAGCTTCCAAGGCATCTGCAGCTGGTCTGGGGCATTAGcagcagggtggggggcaggtgaGGGCGAGGGGCTTGCTCACGGGGgtcccagcccagctcagagGAACAGACCTTCCACCCAGACATGCATTTAACATGAAATCAGAGAGTTGGAGGGAAAGAGAGTAGGGATGTATTTCAATCCGAGAGAGGGGGCTCCCCATTGGCACTCACAGCCGAGGGGGTTCTGGGGCAGGGTACCAAAGGGGGCTCCCCCCCCACAGACACTCTCAGCCCATGGGGCTCTGGGGCCAGGCACTGATGGGGGCTTCCCGCAGGCACTCACAGCCCAGGGGGTTCTGGGACTTCCCCCTCGCCCCAGCACTCAGCCATGCCCTGCGGGTAGCCATGGCTGCAGCGGACCCCAGGAGAAAGGTACAAGTGCTTCCAAGCAGAAGAGGAGGCATGTCACACACTGGGCCTGCCACTGCCAGTACGTACACGCAAACAGCGCGGGCATCCCCCCACCCCGGACAGCCGGCCCCACTATCTCTGCCAAACGTCCATCACTTGCGGGCGCCGCATAGGGACACCCCCCTGCTGCTCCTCCGCCAGCGGCCGGGACAGGACCAGCGGGTAGTGATAGGCCTTGGCATACTCGTCTCGCTGGGGCGGGTCCCCGGGGCCTCTGGGGACGTCGCCGAGGGAGGACAGGCCGCTCAGGGAATGCTGGGGGGTGGCCGAGCTGCAGCTGACCACCGGGGAGACCCGCTCAGATTTGATGCTGATGGCCTGGTGCTGGGGCGAGCTGCTGGGGGTCGGGGCTGCCTCTTCGGTGGGGAGCATTCTGCCGCCCGCCCTGGGGAAGGAAAGAAGAGGGCGTgagccaggctgggagccagagggagaCTTCGAAGGAGGAAGCCACCAGGGGATCTCTCGGCCCCAAGCAGCTGGCCTGTGGTTGCCTGCCTCCATCCCAAGGCAACCGGAACTGACCCTCGGCGAACTCCCTGATTGgctggggttggggagcaggggaaACGTTTGCCGACCTTTAAAAAAATGGCCCCTTATTCCTGGCTgcatttcccacccccccaggcaGGAAATTGGACTGTAAATATCCAGCCCCCCAgcttgtgggggcagggggcattTTCCCCCTTTAATCCCCTGGCTCAGGAATGAGGGCTGCTGACATGTTCCCACTTGGGCTTTGCACTGGGGAGCGGCTCCTCTTCTaaccaactgtgtgtgtgtgtgaggggagggggtcCAGTTCCCTCCCTACAAGGGCCACCAGCGGGGTGACCCCCCAGGCCAGATTAGTGGGAGATCTGCTTTCGTCCCCACCCACTTTGAAATGTCTCACGTGCCCAGCGAGCTGGCACTGCCCGCTATTCCCCCTGGGCCGAGGTTCCCACACGCTGCCCCCTGCCAGTGTTCTCAGGCCTCTAGCAGGAAGTTGCTGCCCACGGCAGCCCTTGCCGATAGGGGTGGCCCGTTTGTGCCAGTTCTCTGGGCAGCGTTGGTGCCAGGGAGACGCTGAGCTCCACCAAACACGTCTCACCCAGCAGCCGCCAGACACTACCAACTGCCTTGTTCCTGGCCGGCCGGAGCTAGATTAGAACTGGCGGCCCACAAGGTGCAACCCACTGGGGCACCAGGTTCCCAAGCGCTTCCCCCACCCACGCGCCTGGGAGagcagctgggagcctggctcggggaggggtggggcactGTCCCTTGGGCAGAGCCAGTTTTAAATAGGCTTTGCAAACATCCTGGACCTGCTGGGATAAGGCGGCGGGGGGGGTTCCCAGGAGCAGGGCTCGCCCGGAAGCTGGGGGCTCTGGAAATAAACCCACCCCCGAACAGGGCCGTCCGTGCCCAGCTGCCATCACAGTTGTGTGTTGGGCCCTGCCACAGAGTCGCTGctcccggggcctggggcagatgTGGGTCCAATTTCCCCCCGGGGCCGTTCTAGCCGAGAAGCTGGGGGAGCTGCGCTGTGCTCTGCGTTCAGGGAGAGGGTGCCTGGATCTGCCGGGCCAAGCCTTCACAGCACAGCAGCCAGACCCACTGGAAGCTGCCGCCGGCCACTGGTGGAGCTGCCCCCTGCCGTCTGCGGTGCTGCCAGGTCCCTCCGTTCGGCTGCCAGTGCCCGGAACGTGGGGAGTAACAAACTCCCGGTGGGGTCCCAGCAGGCAGAAGGCACCAATCTCTTCGCCAGCCTGTGCTGAGCTCCTGCCACCAGGTGGCACCAGAACCTATGAGGAGAAGGCGCCTGCCCGGCCTGTCTGGGTTTTACCCTCAGAGCCAGCGGGGCTATGGCTTCGCTAGCCAACCCTGTGGGGACCGGGGACCAGtgatgggagcagggggagggagagcaataggaaaagggggggggatgcAGATGTGACAATCTAAGCCCTGCACCGAGCCCTGCTGGCTCCCtggggagagaggctggggaagggatgggctCCTGCCCCCTGGATAGAAGTCCCGCTCAGCCCCCTGGCCGAGGCTGGGCGTGGTTCTTACCCCAGCGGCAGGTGCGCGGAGGCTGCCATGTCGCGGTGGTGCTGCCAGGAGGCGATGGCGTTGGGCTGGAGGTAGCCGGGGTGCGTGGAGGCCTCACCGGGCCCGTACTCTGCCAATGAGAAAGCAGACGGGACATCAGGAGGAGAAGGGCTAACGGGTGAAAGTGGAGGGAGCTCCTTGTCCACTGCCAGTTTACACCCGGGCTGAGCCCAAGGGAGGGATTCCAGGGGCATCTGGCTTCCTTCCCCATGGCCATGCAGTGAGTGAGGAgcacagcccagctcagctctggGACGGGGATTCGAAATGCAGCCCCTGGCCAGGTGTGGGGAGACATCTAGGCACTGGGTGAGGGGGATGTCGGGCTAGGAGCTATCCACCAGGGCTTACCTGCTTGGcttgaggagaggaaggggaagcccCCTAGCCCGTGGGCTGGCAGGCTGCCATTGCCGGCGGGCAGCCCTGAGCTCACCGTCTGCAGGCCAGGGTAGAGCGATCGCTGCTgagacaaacaaacaataaacacCCCGCTCGGGTCCTTCCCCGCTCCCCTCCGCGCCGCTCTGACCCCGGCCCGCAATCGCTCCCTGagtgtttccccccaccccctcccatcttACCCCCCGGAAATGTCCAGTCTGCAAGGCCGCGGGTGTGCCTGCCCGGTGTGAGAGTGCATGCGCGACGGGGGGGGGGTGTGACCATGCACAAGTGAGTTGGTGTGAGCATGACTGGGCACGTGTATCTGGCTGTGCATGTAGCTGGGTGAGTGTGCACCTGGCATGCGTGTGCCTGCACACTGTGTGTGCAAATGAGTGAGTGTGAACTACGTCCCCCAACTCTGGCCTCTTTCAAAGCCACTGTTTCATCGCTGACCCTCTTCACCCCAGAGCTCCAAGCtccccagagaaggggctgctgggcaaagatctgttttctttccccagggagccttgctccttccccctcccatgtCCCCCAGTACAAAccaagaaactggggatccctaAACTCCCTGCAAAGGGAGTGCTCAGCCCCCCTCCGCCCCATGGCTCTAACTCCTCTGCACGCAGTGGGGCAGGTTCTCCTCTCACTCGCCCGCCCAGTGCTGGTGCAATCCACCCACGCCCTTGGAGCGACTCCTGATCTGCCCCCTCACAGAGCCGCAGCCTGGCTGGAGCCTCCTGAGATCTCAGAACAGTGGCCTCCTTCCCCCTCCGCTACCCCCATGACAACCTTGTGCTGCTCCTCCGAAGACAAACCCCGGAGCCTCCTGCAGAGCCCGCCGGGGCCCTGCTGCATGGCTGGTGAGGGGAGCTGTAGCCCAGTGGGCAGTTCTCAAGGGCTTTCATTTATTAACTACAGGCTCTCACCGGCAGCTGTATTTCAGAGGGAACCTTCCTAGACCCTTGTCACCAGACGCCCCGAGAGTGGCACTTACCGCTGATGTCAGATTGCTCCTGGCGCTGGACAAACTGCTGTGGACATCCACCCTGCGGCCGTCTGTCCCTAGGTAGAGCGGGGGAGGGGTCTTGGTAGCCAGGGCTCGGTTCAGGTTGCCATGGGAGAAGAGAGGGTAGCCAAGGCCTGGGCAGGGAGAAGCAGGCAAAGGTTAGTGCATCTGGGAAGCACTGGGGTGAAAGCCCAGCTCAGGGAATGGCAGGTGATTGCGCTGGAGTCTGAGATAAGGCACAgcataaatttaaattaattaatggaaatatcctatctcttagaactagaagggaccttgaaagttcatcgagtccaaccccctaccttcactagcaggatcaagtactgattttgtcccagatccctaagtggccccctcaaggattgaactcacaatcctgggtttagcagcccaatgctcaaaccactgagctatccctctgggtatgtacagcacctggcacagcgCGCTTCCTATGCGCAATCATAACGATAACAAGTCTGGAGGCAAATTCACCCTGTCAGAAGTGAGCTCAAGTGCACTGGAGGCGACGACCTTGTATGTGGGGCGTGGCCGGAGAGATCTCCTTCGGAGCAGGGTCGTGTTTAATTCATAGCTACATTTCTATGTCCCCAGCTGTTGTCACATCCAGCCTCCATCAGAGAAGAGATGCCACTTGAGCAGAGGATTGGTTACAAAACAACCTAGGAAGGCGGCAGAGCTGCCAACTCTGGAGTCTCGCAAGACGTGGtcattttcttaaagccccagctcccagagtcagggGATTAGGTGAGGCTCTCAGCTTtccttaaaaatatataaaatgtctcGCCCTGCTGCCTGTGGAGAGAAGCTGGGAATTGTGAGCCAAATGCAGCCCAAGGGTTCAGAGAGAGAACACCCCTTACCCCCATGAATCACCGGTTgaaaagtctcatgatttttaagccaatctcatgattcaACAttgttgaatgcttggggttagtGATACTGGGGCTGGCACAAGGAGCATAGGCAGGACTTCAATAGTGCCCAGGCCCTGTGCCAggcctctgcacagaggtgaacgCCATCCTTGGgaagcaaaggattctgggagtCCCAGTCCAGATAGCAGAAGTGGCCCTTTGGGAGGAAGAGGACGCCGTCTCTTGGCCGAGCCAGGTCGGAAAGCCCTGGGTTCCCGGAGCGGCGCCTGAAAGCAGGGCCACTCATCTAAGAAGTGTgtgaggggagggagcggggagcttGGCGGAAACCTCCTCTGCTTCTGTGACTGCAAACCCACTTCCTGCGAGAGGCCGGGCCCTGGGGCTCCTCCGAGCAGCACTGCACCTGGGCTGTGGCCGGGACGCCAGGGTCAGGTGTGGGGGACATGACGCCGCCAGCAAGGAACGGAAACGATTTGCTAATATGGGCTCTGAGCCTGGGACTCGCAGCCCTGCTCAGCGGGCAGGACTAACAGCAGGCTGGCGCTACATCCCCATGGCAGCAATTCCCAGGATCTCTGGCTTCCCACGGGTGGCAACCCCCCCCGCCCAACACGCACACACGTAGAATGGGCAACAGTGCCCGCTCTCTGTCGCCCGTTCCTCCTTATCCCCCCTGAGCCCTGCATGCAGGCTGCTTTGGGAGCTGCTACCCCCTCTTCACCTGCCCAGGGGCGATGGGGCCCTGCAGTGGCAGAGGGCGTCACTCCCCACGCATCTCCCCAGGGCAGACAAACACACGGAAAGATAGAGAGAGCTGCTCTTGggaacagagggcagcaggagccgGGGTGAACCCCCCAGCAGCTGCCCCCATGACCCAGGCAGAGGAGAGGGtctggggtgcagcagggcccCGCTGTCACAGCTGGTTGACAGGCTCTGGGGGTCTCAATTCAGCACCCAGAGACAAGAATCCACATCAGGACTGTCCTCTTGGCTGGCAGCCCCAGCGCAGAGGGGTGGCTGGCTGGACCCCTGCAGACCAGGGCCGAGGGCTGGCAGGGCGGCGTGGGGAAAGCGCAATGCGATGCGGCCCAGTCGGCGCCCCCGCCACAGGCTGGGTGGTTGGAAATCTCCTTGGCGCTCATTCCAGGCCTCTCCCCTGCGCAGCGAGGGCCCTGCACAGATCACACAAGCCCCGCCCACAGAGTTCCGGCTCCAGCCTTACGCGGCCGAAGCAAAGCCACATGTTACCCACCAACACCTTCGTCACCCACCCCCCCTTTCCCTCACCCCCACGCCTGGGGAGTTTCCACTGGTCAGCCTCAGTCACTTTTTCCAGCTGACAGTCACTGCTGAGCCCGACTGCACTGAGCGACTGAGGTTTCCATCTGTCCCCCACCCGGCCCAGCTCACCCCTCTGAGCTGGAGAGATCCTGATCACAGGGCAGATTTCAAACCCCACCCAAAATGCAGGGAAGCTGGGAAATGCCCATCACTAGCAGAAATGcatccgtgtgtgtgtgcgcgcatgtgtgtgtgtatctgtttgtgtgtgtgtgtgtgtgtgtgtgtgtgtgcaggtgggTGCTTGTGCTTGTGCTTGCCTGTGAGTGTGAGTGTGCAGGTGCATGCCTGTAAGTGTGCAGGTGCATGCCTGTGAGTGTGCATAAAATCAGCACTCATGACTCAGCAAAACACAGGAAGCAGCTGTGTGGAGTGCGATGGGGCCATTTTCACAGTcgctttgcagactgactgcagGTTAGCCCATCCCCGCTGTCCACATTTTGAGCTTGTTAATTACCCAGGAGAAGCTACAGTAATAAACTCTGTGCCCGTCCCTAGCGCCGGCCAGCTCAGGATCCCCCAGCGCGCTGCAAAGGTCGGGATTACAGCCGGTCGGAAAAGTTCCGACAAGACACTTTGTCCTCGGAACCTGCCAGTTTGTCAGAATCAAAGCGTTTAATGGAGCTGGTTCAATTTCAGCCAAGTTCTAATGGAAAGCGGCCGGGCTCCTCGGCAGTGCTCCTAGCAGGCTGACAGCGAGCGGACACTGGAGGGCCTGGAAGCCTGATTCTCAAGCCCACGGCTTCTCAGCAGACTGGGCTCCCAGGCCTCCCAGGGTCGGTGACTCCCGGGTAGCCAGCCAGGCAGACTGCCCCACAGCCAGGGCTCCACTCCCTTTCACAGAGAATTCCAACATTTTTAGCTTTTGTTCCAAAATGGAATGAAACCAGACTCCAAGATGTTGAAATCCTCCACGCAGCGGAATGACTGCTCTCTGCCCGAGGCAGGGTCGTGATCCGCCAAGGTACGGACGGGGAAACCGAGGTGCAGAGGGAGACGAGATTCGCCTACGATCGCAtagcgagtcagtggcagaactgggaatagaacccaagagtcctgactacAGGGCCCCAACTCCTCTAGCCGCTAGACCAGGACACCTTTGGGTTTGACCAGCTTCTTTAACCAGGGGAGATCCAGGCCCTGGGCACTCGCCTGTTACCACAGGCCACTGCAGAAGGGCAAAGCTTGGGTAACACTCATTGGATGTTGGCTCCTGTGTCAACCTGAAGGGGGCGCTGCTGAGCACATGCTGCCTCTAGAAGCCAaaccacgcccccccccccccccatacccaccCCGGATTCCGTGGCCGAGCCCCCCTTCCTCTGCCCATGCCTGGCCACCCGGGGAGAACTCACCTGGTGGCAGTGGCCCCGGGGAGCGCCCCGAAGGCTGGCCGTGCTTGGGGATTGGCGACTTGAACATAGGCAGGCGGCTCTGGTGCTGCGGGGATCCATTGGCGCTGCTGAGCCCTCCGTCGCTCCCAGAGGGCGGTGTGCCCGCGTAGGCCGCTTCGTGGCTGGGCGGAGGGGCTGATGACTGCAAAGGGAGAGCAGGGATGTGGGAGTCACAGTGGGGCCCGTGGGGGAGGGGATCGCCTTGCCAGGCAGCcctgtgggtgggggaagggcactggGTGGATCTTGGCCACGCCAAGGCATCGCCATGGTCTCAACCccctgtgtggggaagggggatccAGTCACTCACGTAGAGCCTGGGCCGCGCCACCGTCAGGTCCACCCCCTCGTTCAGCTTCCGGATCTTCTCCGTGGGGTCCAGCCCTTCGTCCAGCTCCAGTTCCTGGCTCTCCAGCCCCAGGCCCTTCCGCTTCAGCGtctggcagggagggagcctgtgAGTGAGGAGGTCCAGCCGGGATTCCCTTGGCAGGCATTGCGGGGGGAAGGGCCCAGGgtctccttgccctgccccacccctcacaTCCCAGGCCCCTCACAGCTTCCTTCCCCCCAGACCCTGGCACAGATACAGCAgctgctcccactcccctccgccccccgctccctgcccgcTCAGGCTTTGCCTTGGGACAAGAGGGGCATGTAGGGTGCAACTgtgtccttccctgcctgccccctcgcAGTTCGGTCTCCAAGGCCCTCTCCCCCCTCGGCCTCTCTGCCGGGGCTGTCAGCAAGGGGAGGGTCAGTTACTGCCAGTGGTCACCTGTCCGCTAGGATCCGGGCTGAGACCCTGCAAAACTCGTTTCCTGCAGAGGCTGGCCAGCAGCGGCTTTGCTGCTTTGCCTGTCTAATTGCCCTGGAAGCAGCGTCAGTTCTGCCCTGCAGGCCCCCCCGGGCGGCGTTACCTCCAGGATGTCGGAGTTGGTGCGGCTCTCGTGCGGCTCGCTGTACTCCGTGTACTTGAGCAGCACCTTGTCCATGTCGGTGCTGGCGTACTGGAAGAGCCGGTTCGTGCTGTTGAAGATGATGAGGGCGATCTCGCAGTCGCACAGCACGCTCAGTTCATAGGCCTTCTTCATCAGCCCGAACTTGCGCTTGGTGAAGGTCACCTGAGGGGAGGGCACAGGGCTCAGGGCCAGCGCAAGGTGCCGGAGCGCCGGCCCTGCAGATGGCTGGGCCAGACTCGCCTACGGATTGACACCCTGACTGGAGAGAGGTCACAGCAATGCTACCCTGCTGGGGCGCAGGGGCAGGACATATCCAGGCCAGATCCGCAGGTGCTGGGCACCCCCAGCCATGGCCACACCTTCCACAGACCTCAACCGCCAGTAGGCATCTCGGCCCCCGGCTGCTCCCATCGGGATGCAGGCGCTCAGCGGCCTGACGCCCAGCGTGGGAAGCgcgtctgaaaatctggccctgtgcgtgTGTGGGCGACAACACAGGACCCGCCGTCAGGGGAGTATAATTAGCACCGACCTCAGAGCACTGAACTAAATTCAGCGCTCGGCGCTTAGCCTGAACCTACCCTTGGTGAGTGCTTCACACACCCCCACGGCGTGTCCAGTTTGCACAACTGCTGTGACCACACGCACACGACACTGCCACACGAGGACTATTTTTACCATGTCAGCGAACCGATGGTAAGATCCTAATGTAGACGAGGCAGTTTGCAGCACTAGCAGGGTGAGGCAAGCCCTAGGGGGAAGGGTGGCTTTACCCCATGCAGCAATGGGTGTGGGACCTGCAGACTTCTCCACACTAGGGTCGTCCCGGGGGTTAGTGACCACGAGTCGCCTGTCACACGGCCAGAACACACCCTTTCTCCTAGTGCAGCCAAGGCCCCGCAGTCCCTGTATGATCCCGGCCTGGTTGCAACACGGCCCTTCACGGATGCACTGAAGGGGGCAGCTGTTCCGCAGCCCATTCTAAGAGCTGACATGCACTGTGTCCAGCAGAGCGATGCTCTCAGTGGATCAGAGCTCTAGGGCGCATGGGCGTTTGGTGCCCGTGCCAGTGGGCACAGCTTGCACCAGCTGGGAGCCTGGACCTATCAGATCTGAACCTCGGCTGCTTAGTGCCCTCCCCTAGCAGCCCACCAGGATCCTGCAACCCGCCTCCTCCTGACTCCTCTTCTCTCCTTCTAATATCCCCTTCCCCGATCCTTGGCCAATGCCAGCACGGGCAGCAGCTCAGAGGCCTTCCTGTGCCTGGAATTCCACCACCCAACTCCGCCAGCAGGGTCGCGGTTTCTGTCACTGTGCAGACTCCATGCCGGGCATGGGCAGAGGGGCGGGTTACAGGAGGGTGTTG is drawn from Trachemys scripta elegans isolate TJP31775 chromosome 22, CAS_Tse_1.0, whole genome shotgun sequence and contains these coding sequences:
- the MEF2B gene encoding myocyte-specific enhancer factor 2B, translating into MGRKKIQISRILDQRNRQVTFTKRKFGLMKKAYELSVLCDCEIALIIFNSTNRLFQYASTDMDKVLLKYTEYSEPHESRTNSDILETLKRKGLGLESQELELDEGLDPTEKIRKLNEGVDLTVARPRLYSSAPPPSHEAAYAGTPPSGSDGGLSSANGSPQHQSRLPMFKSPIPKHGQPSGRSPGPLPPGLGYPLFSHGNLNRALATKTPPPLYLGTDGRRVDVHSSLSSARSNLTSARSLYPGLQTVSSGLPAGNGSLPAHGLGGFPFLSSSQAEYGPGEASTHPGYLQPNAIASWQHHRDMAASAHLPLGAGGRMLPTEEAAPTPSSSPQHQAISIKSERVSPVVSCSSATPQHSLSGLSSLGDVPRGPGDPPQRDEYAKAYHYPLVLSRPLAEEQQGGVPMRRPQVMDVWQR